GGACTGGTCGTGATGGTGGGTGCGGTCATCGGCGCGGTGATCGTTCACCGGAGAAGAGGTAAGGCTCACGGGTAGGCCATCGCTTTCAACGTTGTGCAGCGAAAGTTCGAATGAATCCCTGCATTTCGTTGATTTCGATGACCGAACCGTGCCGATCGCGCTCAGTTCGTCAGGCCGCGCGCGATGACCAGTCGCTGAATCTGGTTGGTGCCCTCGAAGATCTGCATGATCTTGGCCTCTCGCATGTACCGCTCGACGCGATAGTCGCGCGTGTACCCGGCGCCACCGAACACCTGCACGGCATCGGTGGTCACCTTCATCGCCGCGTCCGTGGCGACCAACTTGGCCACACTGGCCTGCGCCGAGTACGGGAGGTTCAGATCGCGACGACGCGCGGCATCGAGGTACGTCGCCCGTGCGCTGACCACCGCCGCACTCATGTCCGCCAACAGGAATCCCAGCCCCTGATGGTCGATGATCTTGCGGCCGAACGTCGTTCGCTCGTTCGCATAACGCACCGCTTCGTCCAGCGCCGCCTGCGCCAGGCCGGTGGCCACCGCGGCGATGCCGAGCCGGCCCGAGTCCAGCGCGCTGAACGCGATCTGCAGCCCCTGGCCATCGGCACCGATACGGCGGTCCGCGCCGATGCGCGCGTTGTCGTAGAACGCAGAGGTGGTCGGGACCGCATGCAGTCCCATCTTCTCCTCGGGCTTGCCGAAGCTGAGCCCGGGCAGATCGCCGGGTACCAGGAAACACGAGATGCCCCTTGACCCTTCGCCGGTCCGCGCGAACAACGTGTAGAAGTCGGCGACCCCGCCGTGGGTGATCCAGGACTTGGAACCGTTGAGCACGTAGCCAGGCGCCGTCGCGTCATCGGAAGACACAGCGGCGCACCGCAGGGCCGCAGCATCGGAGCCGGCCTGCGGCTCCGACAGGCTGTAGGCCCCGATCTGGCTGCCGGACAGCATGTCCGGAAGCCAGCGTTGCTTCTGTTCCTCGGTACCGAACATCAGCAACGGATGCGACGACAGGCTGTGCACGCTGACCGCCACCGCCACGGCCGCCCACCGCGCCGCCAGTTCCTCGAGCACCTGCAGGTACACCTCGAACGGTTGCCCGCCGCCGCCCCACTCCTCGGGCTGCGGAAGGCTCAACAATCCCGCCGCGCCGAGGGCGGGGAACACGCCGTCGGGGTAGGTCTCGTCCTTCTCATGGGTGTCGACCACCGGATCGAGAACCTTGTCGGCGATCTCACGGGTGAGCGCGATCAGGTCACGGGCATCGTCGGTGGGCAACAACCTGTCGACCGGCATGAGTGCAGACTCTAGTGGCCGGCGGAAACCGATTCCGAGAGCGCGGCGTTGATGGCGTCCACCCGGTCCTTGGCGTCGCCGAACAGCATCTGGGTGTTCTCCCGGAAGAACAGCGGGTTCTGCACGCCCGCGTAGCCCGATGCCATCGACCGCTTGAACACGATGACGTTGTTGGCGTTCCAGACCGTGAGCACCGGCATACCGGCGATCGGGCTGCTCGGGTCCTCGGAGGCCGCCGGGTTGACGGTGTCGTTGGCGCCGATGACCAGTACGACGTCGGTGTCGCTGAAGTCGTCGTTGATCTCGTCCATCTCCAGCACGATGTCGTAGGGCACCTTGGCCTCGGCCAGCAGCACGTTCATGTGGCCGGGCAGGCGTCCCGCGACGGGGTGGATACCGAACCGGACATTGACGCCGCGGTCGCGCAGCTTGCGGGTCAGGTCCGCGACGCCGTACTGGGCTTGGGCGACGGCCATGCCGTAGCCGGGCGTGATGATCACGGAGTGCGCCGAGGCGAGCAGGTCGGCCGCGCTGTCGGCGTCGATCTCGCGGTGGGTGCCGTAGTCCTTGTCATCCGCCGGGCCGGCTTCGATACCGAAGCCGCCGGCGATCACCGAGATGAACGACCGGTTCATGGCCTTGCACATGATGTAGGACAGGTAGGCACCGGAGGAGCCGACCAGCGCGCCGGTCACGATGAGCAGATCGTTGGACAGCAGGAAGCCCGACGCCGCCGCGGCCCAGCCCGAATAGCTGTTGAGCATCGACACCACGACGGGCATGTCGCCGCCGCCGATCGACGCGACCAGATGCCAACCGAGCAGCAGAGCCAGCACCGTGACGACGATCAGCAGCCACAGCTGGGGGTCGATGACGAACCACACGGTGAGCGCGGCGAACACCACCAGGGCGCCGACGTTGAGCACGTTCTTGCCGGGCAGCATCATCGGCGCGGACTTGATCCGGGCCGACAATTTCAGGTTGGCGACGATCGAGCCGGTGAACGTCACCGCTCCGATGAAGACTCCGATGACGACCTCGGCGGAGTGAATGCCCAGCATTCCTTCGGTGCCGAGCTGCATCGCTTCAGCGCCGGTGGCATCACCCTCGACGTGCAGGTAGCCGTTCCAGCCGACCAGCACGGCGGCCAGGCCGACGAAGCTGTGCAGCAACGCGATGAGCTCGGGCATGCCGGTCATCTCGACGACCTTGGCGCGCCACAGACCGATCGCGGCACCGATGACCATCGCGCCGACGAGCAGGCCGAGGCCCAGCGGTTCGATGTGCCGCGCCAGCGCGAGCGCGATCGTCGCGAGTAGCGCGACGGCCATCCCGGCGATGCCGAAACTGTTACCGGCCCTTGATGTCTCGTGCCTGGACAGCCCGGCCAGCGCCAGGATGAACAACAGCGCGGCGACGACGTAGGCTGCGGTCGCGGCAGTCTCTATGGTGAACATGCGCTTAGCTCCTCGAGAACATCGCCAGCATGCGGCGGGTCACCGCGAAGCCACCGAAGACGTTGATGCTGGCCAGCAGGATCGCCAGGAATGCAAGGACGGTGATGACTGTGCCATTTCCCCTGTCACCGTGGCCGATCTGCAGCAGTGCGCCGACGACGATGATGCCCGAGATCGCGTTGGTCACCGACATCAGCGGCGTGTGCAGCGCGTGGTGCACGTTGCCGATCACGTAGTAGCCGATGACGATCGCCAGCGCGAACACCGTCAGGTGTACCTGCAGCGCGGCGGGGGACAGTGCGATGAGGGCGAACAGCACCGCGGCGGCGGCGAAGGTGATGCCCAGCCGGCGTCGGGTCGACATCGGAGTCTTGGCGGGTTTGTGCTCGACCGGGGCGGCAGCGGCAGCCGCGGGCGCCGCGGACACCTGCACCGGTGGCGGCGGCCACGTCGTCTCACCGTCGCGGACCACGGTGACCGACCGCTGAACGACATCGTCGAAGTCCAGGGTGAGCTGTCCGTCCTTCTCCGGGGTGAGCAGCTTGAGCAGGTTCACCAGGTTGGTGCCGTAGAGCTGCGAGGCGGTGGCGGGCAGACGCCCCGCCAGATCGGTGTAGCCGATGATCGTCACGCCGTGGTCGGTGACGATCGCCTGATCCTTGACGGTGCCCTCGACGTTGCCGCCGTTGGCGGCGGCCATGTCGACGAGCACACTGCCCGGCTTCATCGACGCGACCATGTCGGCGGTGATGATGCGCGGCGCGGGCTTACCAGGGATCAGCGCGGTGGTGATGATGATGTCGACCTCTTTGGCCAACTCGGCGTACAGCGCGGCCTCGCGGGCTTTGTAGTCGTCGCCCATCTCCTTGGCGTAGCCGGTCGCCGAGACCTCGGCCGCCTCCGGATCGACGGGCATGTACTCCCCGCCGAGGGAGCGCACCTGATCGGCGACCTCGGGCCGCGGGTCGGTGGCCTTGACGACCGCACCGAGGCTGCCGGCCGCGCCGACGGCGGCCAGGCCGGCGACACCCGCGCCGACCACGAGCACCTTGGCCGGCGGCACCTTGCCCGCCGCGGTCACCTGCCCGGTGAAGAACCTGCCGAAGCTGTGCGCGGCCTCGACGACCGCGCGGTACCCCGCGATGTTCGCCATCGACGACAGCACGTCCAGGGACTGCGCTCGCGAGATACGTGGCACGGCGTCCATCGCCAGCACGGTGATGGGGCGGGCGGACAGCTTCTCGACCAGTTCCGGGTTCAGCGCCGGGGAGATCAGGCTGACCAGTGTCGCGCCGTCACGTACCTTGGCGATCTCATCGTCGGAGGGGGCGTTGACCTTGAGGACGACGTCGGCCGCCCAGGGGTCACCCACACTGGCGCCGGCCTCCACGTAGGCCGCATCGGCAAAGCTGGAGGCAGCGCCTGCGCCCGACTCGACGACGACCGTGTAGCCCAGTTTGAGCAGTTGTCCGACGGTTTGCGGCGTAGCGGCAACCCGCGTCTCACCCGCCAGGGATTCGCGCGGTATCCCGATAATCATCCGAAAAGTCTCCCATCCGCCTCTTGGCGACGTTGTGCCCCTCCGCCGGTAAGCGGCTTACCCCGATTCGCAGCTGAGGCGAGCTCCCGAGGTCCACGTACAGTTCGCGGTGATGACCGAGTCCCGACCGCCCGCCGCTGCGCTGCTGGTTCGCGCCGGCGGGGTGCGCGGGCTGGTGTACACGGCGCTGCCGGTCACCACGTTCGCGGTGACGAACTCGGTGACCGGCTTGCGTCCGGCGCTCATCGCCGCGATCACCGTCGCGTCGCTGATTCTGGCGTGGCAGCTGTTCCGGAGGGAGTCCACCCGGCCTGCGATATTGGGGTTCGCGGGCATCGCGGTGTGCGCGGCGTTCGCCTTGATCACCGGCAGGGCCAAGGACTTCTATCTGCCCGGCATCTGGATGTATCTCGGGTTGGCGTTCGCCTTCACCACCTCGATCGTGATCCGCAGACCAATCGTCGGTGTGGGGTGGGCATGGATGACGGGTCGCGACGACACGTGGCGTCGCGTTCCGAAGGTTCGACTGGCGTTCGACATCGCCACCGCCGTGATGGCGACGGCATCGTGGTCACGATTTCTGGTGCAGAACTACCTGTATGACACGGATCAGGAGGGGCTACTGGCGGCGGCGCGTATCGCGATGGGCTGGCCGATATTCGTGGTCACCTCGTCGGTGATCTATCTCGCCGTCCGGGTGAGCATCCGGGCTCTCCCTCGCGCGAGCGAGGCGTAGACGGGGGTTAGACGGGGGGATAGGCAGGCGGCGGATATACGCCACGCAGAATCCAGGCGAACCAGTTCGCGCCGTACTCCAGCTCGTCGCTCGCGTCATAATCGGGATTGGGATCCACGTCATCACCTCTCGTGTCGCGGCTGGTTCTCGCCCGAGTCTAGACCTGCCGCCGAACTGGCGACACCCTCAACGCATAAACTAGCCAACCAGTTGATTGATACCCCGGATCCGCTCCGGGCCTGCATATAGTGAGTCGCCATGCCAGCCTCGTCACCGGAAGCCTCGAACGGGATGTCACGTCGCGAGGAATTGCTGGCCGTCGCCACCAAGCTGTTCGCCGCTCGTGGGTATCACGGCACCCGGATGGACGACGTCGCCGACGCCGTCGGCCTGAACAAGGCCACGGTGTACCACTACTACGCCAGCAAAGCGCTGATCCTCTACGACATCTACAAGGGCGCTGCCGACTTCACCGTCGATGCCCTGCACGACGACCCGACCGCGTCGGCCCGGGAGACCATCTACCACTTCACCCGTCGGCTGCTGGTCGGCATCGCCAGCGACATCGAGCGCGCGGCGGTTTACTTTCAGGAAGGCCCCTACATCACGGAGTGGTTCACCGAGGAGCAGGTCGCCTACATCAGGGAGAAGGAAACCCAGGTCTACGAGCACGTGCGTGACGTCATCGACCGGGGCATCGCCAGCGGCGAGTTCTACGACTGCGACAGCCACGTTCTGGCCCTCGGCTACATCGGGATGACGCTGGGGTCCTACCGCTGGCTGCGGCCGCACGGTCGGCGCACCGCCCAGGAGATCGCCGTCGAGTTCAGTACCGCGCTGTTGCGCGGATTGATCCGCGACGAAACGGTGCGAGAGTCCGAGCCGCTGGGTGTGAACATCAGCGCAGCCAACTAGCCGGTGAGTCAGATGAGATCGAACTTGCTGTCGCGACGGGATCTCGATTTCCTGCTCTACGAGTGGCTGCGGGTCGACGAACTGACCAAGCGTGACCGCTTCGCCGAGCACTCCCGCGAGACGTTCGACGCGGTGCTCGAGCTGTGTGAGCAGTTGGCGACGCGGTATTTCGCACCGCACAACAAGAAGAGCGACGCCAACGAGCCACAGTTCGACGGTGAGAAGGTGACCGTCATCGGTGAGGTCAAGGAGGCGCTGGACGCATTCGCCCAGGCCGATCTCGTGGGCATGGGCATGGACCACGACCTGGGCGGCGCTCAGTTGCCGATGACCGTCGCCCAGGCGGCGTTCGCCTGGATTGCGGCCGCCAACGTCAGCACCTCGGGTTACGTCATGCTCACCATGGCCAACGCGAACCTGCTCGCGAAGTTCGGCACCCCCGAGCAGATCGAGACCTTCGTCAAACCCATGCTGGCCGGGCGGTTCTCGGGAACGATGGCGCTGTCCGAGACACAGGCCGGTTCGTCGCTCGCCGACATCCTCACCCGGGCCGAACCGCAGCCCGACGGCACGTACCGGCTGTTCGGTTCGAAGATGTGGATCTCCGGCGCCGAGCACGAGCTGACCGAGAACATCGTCAATCTGGTGCTGGCCAAGATCCCGGGCGGACCGGCGGGCACCAAGGGCATCTCGCTGTTCATCGTCCCGAAATATCTTGTCAATGACGATGGTTCGATCGGCGAGCGCAACAACGTCGTCATCGCCGGGCTGAACCACAAGATGGGGCAGCGGGGTATCACCAACACCGTCCTGAACTTCGACGGCGCCGTCGGTTATCTCGTCGGCGAGCCGCACCGCGGCATCACCTACATGTTCACGATGATGAACGAGGCACGCCTCGGCGTAGGTATGGGTGCGGTGGCACTGGGCTACACCGGCTACCTCAAGTCGGTGGACTACGCCCGCGAACGCCCGCAGGGCAGACCGGTGACGGCCAAGGACCCGACGACGCCGCAGATCCCGATCATCGAACACGCCGATGTCAAGCGAATGCTGTTGGCGCAGAAGGCGTATGTCGAGGGCGGGATGGCGTTGCTGCTGTACTGCGCCAAGCTCGTCGACGTGCAGCACAGCGCCGAAACCGACGCCGAGCGCGATGCGGCGACGCTGCTGCTCGACATCCTCACGCCGGTTGGGAAGAGCTGGCCGTCGCAGTGGTGCCTGGAGGCCAACAACCTCGCGATTCAGGTACACGGTGGCTACGGCTATACCCGCGAATACGACGTCGAACAGCACTACCGCGACAACCGGCTGAACGCCATTCACGAGGGCACCCATGGCATTCAGAGCCTCGACCTGCTGGGCCGCAAGGTGACCCAGCGCGGCGGCGCCGGCCTCGCGGCGCTCGGGGCGGCGATTGCGCAGACAGTCGACGCCGCGAACGCCGCGGGCGGGGATGCCGCGCAACTGGCACCTCGGCTCAGTGCAACCTGGGAGCGCCTGGTCGAGGTGACCGCCGCAATGTTCGCGTCCGGCGACATCGACGCCGCGCTGGCCAACAGCGTCGCGTACCTCGAGGCGTTCGGCCACATCCTGGTCGCCTGGATCTGGCTCGAGCAGGTGGTCGCCTGCAACGGCCGCACCGGCGACTTCTACGACGGCAAACGGCAAGCTGCGCGGTACTTCTTCCGGAGCGAACTGCCCAAGACGGGTCCTCAACTCGATCTGCTTGCCGCATTGGACCGCACCTCGCTGGACATGCGCGACAGCTGGTTCTGACTGGATTTCCCACGGCGGAGTAGGCCGGATCACACAGTCGTGCCGTTTGATCCCCCGGGGTAGTCGGGAAGCCCATACAAATATGCAATCGACACTTGACTCACTTACCGAATGGCTGCTGACGAAGGGCCTGCACATCGCGCTGGTGCTGGTGTTCGCGATCATCGCCACGCGGGTGATCCGGTTGATCGCGCGTCGTATCAGCAAGCGATGGGACAGCGGCGACGCCGCCGACTCGGTGCTGCGACCCGAGAGCGTCAAACACCGCCGGGCGGTTGCCTCGGTGATCTCGTCGGTCGCCATCGCCGTGCTCTACGTCGTCGTCGCCGTCGACATCGCCAATCAACTCGGGCTGCCGATCGGCTCGCTGGTGGCGCCCGCGGCGGTGCTCGGTGCCGCGCTCGGTTTCGGCGCCCAGCGCATCGTGCAGGATCTGCTCAGCGGCTTCTTCCTGATCACCGAGAAGCAGTACGGGTTCGGCGATCTGGTCGCGCTGACCGTGACGGCGGGTGGTGAGGCCCGCGGCACGGTCGAGGACGTGACGCTGCGTGTCACGAAACTCCGCACCAGCGACGGTGAGGTATTCACCGTGCCGAACGGCCAGATCGTCAAATCGCTCAACCTGTCCAAGGATTGGGCGCGCGCAGTGGTCGACGTCCCGGTCCCGACGTCGGCCGACATCAACATCGTCAACGACGCGCTGCGGGAGGTGTCGACCATGGCCATGCACGACGACGGCCTGCCCGAGCTGCTGCTCGACGAGCCGCAACTGATGGGTGTCGAGAGCATCGAGAAGGACACCGTGAACCTGCGCGTGGTGGCACGCACGCTGCCCGGCAAGCAATTCGAGGTGAGTCGTCGTCTGCGCGCCCTGATCGTCTCGGAGCTGCGGCGCGCGGGCGTCGCGGATGCCGAAGCCGCGGCTAGTCGAACCGGATGATCTGCCGCACGGCCTTGCCGTCGGCGAGTTGATCCATGCCGGAGTTGATGTCGTCGAGCGTGATCGTCGCCGACACCAACGACTCGACCGGTAGCCGGCCCGCCCGCCACAGACCGACGAAGTGCGGGATCTCGCGCGCGGGCACGGCAGATCCGAGATAGCTGCCGATCAGCGACCGCCCCTCTGCGACAAAGCCCAACGGCGACAAGTTGACTCGCGCATCCGGGCGGGGGAGTCCGACACAGACGGTGCGGCCGCCCGCAGCGGTGAGGTCCACGGCGGTCTCCACCGCCTGCGGATGCCCGACCGCCTCGATCACGACGGCGGCCTTGAGCCCGGCCTCGCGCGCTTCGTCGGCCGTGTACGCCTCGTGGGCGCCCATGGTGCGGGCCAGCTCGAGCTTGGCGGGTAGCTGATCGACACCGATGACGCGGACATCGTCGTGCGAGAGAGCGGTCAGCACCGCAGCCATGCCCACCCCGCCGAGGCCCACGACGATCACGGTTTCACCCGGTCGTGGCCGTCCGGCGTTGATCACCGCGCCGCCGCCGGTCAGCACCGCGCAGCCGAGCAGCGCCGCGACCTCCGCGGGTACGTCGGCGGGCACCGGGACGACCGAACGGTGATCGACGACGGCGTGCGTGGCGAAGCCCGAGACGCCGAGGTGATGATGGACCGGCTGACCGTCGCGGGAGAGCCTGCGTTCACCGGTCATCAGGGTGCCGGCCGTATTGGCGACGGTCCCGGGAATGCACGGGGTGAGCCCGTTGGTGGCGCACGCCTCGCAGGCACCGCACCGCGGCAGGAAGGTCATCACCAGGCGCTGACCGACGGCCGAGTTCGAACCCCCGGGTCCGACCTCCTCGACGACGCCCGCCGCCTCGTGTCCCAACAGCATCGGCACGGGCCGGACTCTGCTGCCGTCGACGACGGACAGGTCGGAATGGCACATTCCGGCGGCTTCGATGCGGACGAGCAGTTCACCCTCGCCCGGGGGAGCCAGGTCGAGGTCGTGCACTACCAGCGGCCTGGTTTCGGCGTACGGCCTTTCGAGCCCGATCTGT
The sequence above is drawn from the Mycobacterium gallinarum genome and encodes:
- a CDS encoding acyl-CoA dehydrogenase family protein encodes the protein MPVDRLLPTDDARDLIALTREIADKVLDPVVDTHEKDETYPDGVFPALGAAGLLSLPQPEEWGGGGQPFEVYLQVLEELAARWAAVAVAVSVHSLSSHPLLMFGTEEQKQRWLPDMLSGSQIGAYSLSEPQAGSDAAALRCAAVSSDDATAPGYVLNGSKSWITHGGVADFYTLFARTGEGSRGISCFLVPGDLPGLSFGKPEEKMGLHAVPTTSAFYDNARIGADRRIGADGQGLQIAFSALDSGRLGIAAVATGLAQAALDEAVRYANERTTFGRKIIDHQGLGFLLADMSAAVVSARATYLDAARRRDLNLPYSAQASVAKLVATDAAMKVTTDAVQVFGGAGYTRDYRVERYMREAKIMQIFEGTNQIQRLVIARGLTN
- the pntB gene encoding Re/Si-specific NAD(P)(+) transhydrogenase subunit beta, with translation MFTIETAATAAYVVAALLFILALAGLSRHETSRAGNSFGIAGMAVALLATIALALARHIEPLGLGLLVGAMVIGAAIGLWRAKVVEMTGMPELIALLHSFVGLAAVLVGWNGYLHVEGDATGAEAMQLGTEGMLGIHSAEVVIGVFIGAVTFTGSIVANLKLSARIKSAPMMLPGKNVLNVGALVVFAALTVWFVIDPQLWLLIVVTVLALLLGWHLVASIGGGDMPVVVSMLNSYSGWAAAASGFLLSNDLLIVTGALVGSSGAYLSYIMCKAMNRSFISVIAGGFGIEAGPADDKDYGTHREIDADSAADLLASAHSVIITPGYGMAVAQAQYGVADLTRKLRDRGVNVRFGIHPVAGRLPGHMNVLLAEAKVPYDIVLEMDEINDDFSDTDVVLVIGANDTVNPAASEDPSSPIAGMPVLTVWNANNVIVFKRSMASGYAGVQNPLFFRENTQMLFGDAKDRVDAINAALSESVSAGH
- a CDS encoding Re/Si-specific NAD(P)(+) transhydrogenase subunit alpha; protein product: MIIGIPRESLAGETRVAATPQTVGQLLKLGYTVVVESGAGAASSFADAAYVEAGASVGDPWAADVVLKVNAPSDDEIAKVRDGATLVSLISPALNPELVEKLSARPITVLAMDAVPRISRAQSLDVLSSMANIAGYRAVVEAAHSFGRFFTGQVTAAGKVPPAKVLVVGAGVAGLAAVGAAGSLGAVVKATDPRPEVADQVRSLGGEYMPVDPEAAEVSATGYAKEMGDDYKAREAALYAELAKEVDIIITTALIPGKPAPRIITADMVASMKPGSVLVDMAAANGGNVEGTVKDQAIVTDHGVTIIGYTDLAGRLPATASQLYGTNLVNLLKLLTPEKDGQLTLDFDDVVQRSVTVVRDGETTWPPPPVQVSAAPAAAAAAPVEHKPAKTPMSTRRRLGITFAAAAVLFALIALSPAALQVHLTVFALAIVIGYYVIGNVHHALHTPLMSVTNAISGIIVVGALLQIGHGDRGNGTVITVLAFLAILLASINVFGGFAVTRRMLAMFSRS
- a CDS encoding DUF3159 domain-containing protein; this translates as MTESRPPAAALLVRAGGVRGLVYTALPVTTFAVTNSVTGLRPALIAAITVASLILAWQLFRRESTRPAILGFAGIAVCAAFALITGRAKDFYLPGIWMYLGLAFAFTTSIVIRRPIVGVGWAWMTGRDDTWRRVPKVRLAFDIATAVMATASWSRFLVQNYLYDTDQEGLLAAARIAMGWPIFVVTSSVIYLAVRVSIRALPRASEA
- a CDS encoding TetR/AcrR family transcriptional regulator; this encodes MPASSPEASNGMSRREELLAVATKLFAARGYHGTRMDDVADAVGLNKATVYHYYASKALILYDIYKGAADFTVDALHDDPTASARETIYHFTRRLLVGIASDIERAAVYFQEGPYITEWFTEEQVAYIREKETQVYEHVRDVIDRGIASGEFYDCDSHVLALGYIGMTLGSYRWLRPHGRRTAQEIAVEFSTALLRGLIRDETVRESEPLGVNISAAN
- a CDS encoding acyl-CoA dehydrogenase; the protein is MRSNLLSRRDLDFLLYEWLRVDELTKRDRFAEHSRETFDAVLELCEQLATRYFAPHNKKSDANEPQFDGEKVTVIGEVKEALDAFAQADLVGMGMDHDLGGAQLPMTVAQAAFAWIAAANVSTSGYVMLTMANANLLAKFGTPEQIETFVKPMLAGRFSGTMALSETQAGSSLADILTRAEPQPDGTYRLFGSKMWISGAEHELTENIVNLVLAKIPGGPAGTKGISLFIVPKYLVNDDGSIGERNNVVIAGLNHKMGQRGITNTVLNFDGAVGYLVGEPHRGITYMFTMMNEARLGVGMGAVALGYTGYLKSVDYARERPQGRPVTAKDPTTPQIPIIEHADVKRMLLAQKAYVEGGMALLLYCAKLVDVQHSAETDAERDAATLLLDILTPVGKSWPSQWCLEANNLAIQVHGGYGYTREYDVEQHYRDNRLNAIHEGTHGIQSLDLLGRKVTQRGGAGLAALGAAIAQTVDAANAAGGDAAQLAPRLSATWERLVEVTAAMFASGDIDAALANSVAYLEAFGHILVAWIWLEQVVACNGRTGDFYDGKRQAARYFFRSELPKTGPQLDLLAALDRTSLDMRDSWF
- a CDS encoding mechanosensitive ion channel family protein — encoded protein: MQSTLDSLTEWLLTKGLHIALVLVFAIIATRVIRLIARRISKRWDSGDAADSVLRPESVKHRRAVASVISSVAIAVLYVVVAVDIANQLGLPIGSLVAPAAVLGAALGFGAQRIVQDLLSGFFLITEKQYGFGDLVALTVTAGGEARGTVEDVTLRVTKLRTSDGEVFTVPNGQIVKSLNLSKDWARAVVDVPVPTSADINIVNDALREVSTMAMHDDGLPELLLDEPQLMGVESIEKDTVNLRVVARTLPGKQFEVSRRLRALIVSELRRAGVADAEAAASRTG
- a CDS encoding alcohol dehydrogenase catalytic domain-containing protein, whose translation is MRISGAVLEQIGLERPYAETRPLVVHDLDLAPPGEGELLVRIEAAGMCHSDLSVVDGSRVRPVPMLLGHEAAGVVEEVGPGGSNSAVGQRLVMTFLPRCGACEACATNGLTPCIPGTVANTAGTLMTGERRLSRDGQPVHHHLGVSGFATHAVVDHRSVVPVPADVPAEVAALLGCAVLTGGGAVINAGRPRPGETVIVVGLGGVGMAAVLTALSHDDVRVIGVDQLPAKLELARTMGAHEAYTADEAREAGLKAAVVIEAVGHPQAVETAVDLTAAGGRTVCVGLPRPDARVNLSPLGFVAEGRSLIGSYLGSAVPAREIPHFVGLWRAGRLPVESLVSATITLDDINSGMDQLADGKAVRQIIRFD